A section of the Cryobacterium soli genome encodes:
- a CDS encoding Gfo/Idh/MocA family protein translates to MIEKLRVAVIGAGYWGPNLARNFRSSPEWELAAVCDLDLDRARRLAEQGGGTRAESSLAAVLAADDIDAVAIATPATTHHRITTAALASGKHVLVEKPLADTVEHGADMVGRAAAGGLVLMADHTYCYTPAVLKMRELIEEGALGDILFIDSVRINLGLIQPDVDVFWDLAPHDLAIIDFLLPGGLRPLAVSAVGADPLRSGKACVGYLTLPLQNGAMAHVHVNWLSPTKVRQMIIGGTRRTLVWDDLNPQQRLSVYDRGVDLDIQSLDGVERSAATVSYRLGDTWSPALPETEALRSMVDEFAGAIRGRRSPRTDGRAGLRVLTILDAARRSLAEDGAATAPIADLALAGNS, encoded by the coding sequence GTGATTGAGAAGCTGCGCGTGGCCGTTATCGGGGCCGGGTATTGGGGGCCCAACCTGGCCCGCAACTTCAGGTCGAGTCCGGAGTGGGAACTCGCGGCCGTCTGTGACCTCGACCTCGACAGGGCACGGCGGCTCGCTGAGCAAGGGGGCGGGACCAGGGCCGAATCCTCGCTCGCGGCGGTCCTCGCCGCCGATGACATCGATGCCGTCGCCATCGCGACACCCGCGACGACCCACCACCGCATCACAACAGCAGCCCTGGCGTCGGGCAAGCATGTGCTTGTCGAGAAGCCGCTCGCCGACACCGTGGAGCACGGCGCGGACATGGTCGGCCGGGCCGCGGCCGGAGGCCTGGTGCTGATGGCGGATCACACGTATTGCTATACCCCGGCCGTGTTGAAGATGCGGGAACTCATCGAGGAGGGCGCGCTGGGTGACATCCTCTTCATCGACTCCGTGCGAATCAACCTGGGTCTGATCCAACCCGACGTGGACGTCTTCTGGGACCTCGCCCCGCACGACCTCGCCATCATCGACTTCCTCCTGCCCGGCGGGCTCAGACCGCTGGCGGTATCGGCGGTCGGTGCCGACCCGCTCAGGTCCGGCAAGGCGTGCGTGGGCTATCTCACCCTTCCGCTGCAGAACGGTGCCATGGCCCATGTGCACGTCAACTGGCTCAGCCCGACTAAGGTGCGCCAGATGATCATCGGTGGCACACGGCGCACACTCGTGTGGGACGATCTCAATCCACAGCAGCGACTGAGCGTCTACGACCGCGGGGTCGACCTCGATATCCAGTCGCTGGACGGCGTGGAACGCAGTGCTGCCACGGTCTCCTATCGTCTGGGCGACACCTGGTCTCCGGCCCTGCCGGAGACGGAGGCGCTGAGATCCATGGTCGACGAATTCGCCGGCGCGATACGGGGCCGCCGGTCGCCGCGCACGGACGGCCGCGCCGGGCTCAGGGTCCTGACGATCCTGGACGCGGCCAGACGGAGCCTCGCGGAGGACGGTGCCGCGACGGCACCGATCGCGGACCTGGCGCTGGCGGGGAACTCCTGA
- a CDS encoding DUF4082 domain-containing protein, which yields MGAVRGRGLTGRLRALVLAVVVGSGLLVAFSAPAQAATGCAAAANPITCENALTGTAASVWDIDGAGDDSIQGFSTDISVNVGGSIGFKIDTNARSYTIAVYRTGWYQGLGARKIADVTPSATLPQTQPPCLTDQATELYDCGNWAQSASWTVPSDAVSGVYFALLTRTDTGGQSHITFVVRNEASRSAVLFQTSDPTWQAYNTYGGSDFYEGAANGRAYKISYNRPVATRDGIDGRDFYFSNEYPMVRFLEKNGYDVSYFSGVDTDRFGASLKNHTVFLSVGHDEYWSAGQRANVEAARDAGVNLQFLSGNEVYWKTRYESSTVGTQTAYRTLVSYKETWSNGKIDPSAAWTGTWRDPRFASQANGGGRPENQLTGTLYQSNFSDLPVTVSAAEGKYRLWRNTSLASLSAGASVALAPHTIGYESDEDLDNGFRPAGLITLSTTTGAVPEYLQDFGNTVGPGNTTHHLTLYRAPSGALVFSAGSVQWTWGLDQTHDGAGAAADVRMQQAQVNLLADMGAQPGSLASGLTAATASTDKTAPTATITSPAAGASLANGSLVTVTGTAADSGGGVVAMVEVSSDGGTLWHRATGTTSWTYSYLQQGVGAASIQVRAVDDSANYAATPVSRTVTATGPFTVFGQQTPALPDAGDGSAVELGLRVTASQSGFISGIRFYKSAANTGSHTGSLWSAAGVRLATVAFANETASGWQTAAFTPPVAVTAGTTYVVSYSAPAGHYAAAVDYWAYRGSPAEPLTVAGGFGSAPAGVYNTNIGAFPTSDYRQSNYFVDAVFTNVDNSPLTAGSQWPLPGASSVPVNSTVSAVFSRDVTSSSIAFTVKDQLGATISGTVGYNAATRTATFTPVAPLSGFVTYSVALTATATGGGGALTSGGTWSFTTVRPAPDDGLCPCSLYTDATVPTILQVSDQTLVTLGVRFSSSAAGTISGIRFYKSAGNTGTHTGTLWNAAGTQLATATFTGESGSGWQTVAFATPVTIAAGTTYVASYTSPTGTYSATPGEFSGSGITRGPLTAGNSAGAYTYSAGFPGAQSGASYLVDVVFNRAADPITVVSLSPPDGAIEVDPATPVAVELSTAIAPGYTLGVTAAAATIAGTTGLSADGKTVTFTPAQALPADTALTATLSGATSTLGVAVPTQSWSFRTRAAAAPTSYSLLGTVTPTVLSATDDSSAVELGMSFTSSQAGEIRAIRYFKGAGNTGTHTGSIWSATGARLATVTFTGETASGWQTAQLSTPVAISAGQSYTVSYFAPVGHYSYTPSYFAQTRTSGPLTAVATTNGRYVYAAGGGLPVYSWNATNYFVDVVFVP from the coding sequence ATGGGCGCCGTACGGGGCCGTGGCCTCACCGGCCGGCTGCGTGCCCTGGTCCTCGCTGTCGTGGTGGGGTCCGGCCTGTTGGTCGCGTTCAGCGCCCCGGCCCAGGCCGCCACGGGCTGCGCTGCCGCCGCCAACCCGATCACCTGCGAGAACGCGCTCACGGGCACTGCCGCTTCGGTCTGGGATATCGACGGCGCCGGGGACGACAGCATCCAGGGGTTTTCCACCGATATCAGCGTCAACGTCGGTGGGTCCATCGGATTCAAGATCGACACCAACGCACGCTCGTACACGATCGCGGTCTACCGCACCGGCTGGTACCAGGGGCTCGGCGCTCGCAAGATTGCCGACGTGACCCCGTCTGCGACGCTGCCCCAGACCCAGCCACCGTGCCTCACCGATCAGGCGACCGAACTCTACGACTGCGGCAACTGGGCGCAATCGGCGTCATGGACCGTGCCCTCCGATGCCGTGTCCGGGGTGTACTTCGCCCTCCTGACGCGCACCGACACCGGCGGCCAAAGCCACATCACCTTCGTCGTGCGCAACGAGGCCAGCCGTTCCGCAGTGCTGTTCCAAACCTCGGATCCCACCTGGCAGGCGTACAACACCTACGGCGGCTCCGATTTTTACGAGGGTGCCGCGAACGGCCGGGCGTACAAGATCAGCTACAACCGGCCCGTGGCGACCAGGGACGGCATCGATGGTCGTGACTTCTACTTCAGCAACGAATACCCGATGGTGCGATTCCTGGAGAAGAACGGTTATGACGTGTCCTATTTCAGCGGTGTCGATACCGACCGTTTCGGCGCGAGCCTGAAGAACCACACCGTCTTCCTCTCTGTCGGCCATGACGAGTACTGGTCGGCCGGACAGCGGGCCAACGTCGAGGCCGCCAGGGATGCCGGAGTCAATCTCCAGTTCCTGTCGGGGAACGAGGTGTACTGGAAAACCCGATACGAGTCGTCGACCGTGGGAACCCAGACCGCCTATCGCACCCTCGTCTCGTATAAGGAAACCTGGAGCAACGGCAAGATCGACCCCAGCGCAGCGTGGACGGGGACCTGGCGTGATCCACGGTTCGCCTCCCAGGCCAACGGGGGTGGACGGCCGGAGAACCAGCTGACCGGAACCCTCTACCAGTCGAATTTCTCCGACCTGCCGGTCACGGTCTCGGCGGCCGAGGGCAAGTACAGGCTCTGGCGCAACACCAGCCTGGCGAGCCTCTCCGCGGGTGCGTCGGTGGCTCTCGCCCCACACACCATCGGCTACGAATCGGACGAGGATCTGGACAACGGCTTCAGGCCTGCCGGGCTGATCACGCTGTCGACCACGACAGGGGCCGTGCCGGAATACCTCCAGGACTTCGGCAACACGGTCGGTCCCGGAAACACGACCCACCATCTGACTCTGTACCGCGCGCCGAGTGGCGCCCTCGTGTTCTCGGCGGGGAGCGTCCAATGGACCTGGGGACTCGACCAGACCCACGATGGCGCTGGGGCGGCGGCAGACGTGCGGATGCAACAGGCCCAGGTGAACCTGCTGGCCGACATGGGGGCCCAACCGGGTTCCCTGGCGAGCGGCCTCACGGCAGCGACAGCCAGCACGGACAAAACGGCGCCGACTGCCACCATCACCAGTCCCGCTGCCGGCGCCTCGCTGGCCAACGGTTCCCTGGTGACAGTGACGGGAACCGCGGCCGATTCCGGCGGTGGAGTCGTCGCCATGGTCGAGGTCTCGTCCGACGGCGGCACCCTGTGGCACCGCGCGACGGGCACCACCTCATGGACCTACTCCTATCTCCAACAGGGTGTCGGAGCGGCGAGCATCCAGGTGCGCGCTGTAGATGACAGCGCCAACTACGCCGCAACGCCCGTATCGCGCACCGTGACCGCCACCGGGCCCTTCACAGTGTTCGGGCAGCAGACGCCGGCCCTCCCCGACGCCGGAGACGGCTCCGCCGTCGAGCTGGGGCTGCGCGTCACCGCCAGCCAAAGTGGCTTCATCTCCGGGATCCGGTTCTACAAGAGTGCGGCGAACACCGGCAGCCACACGGGCTCGCTCTGGAGCGCGGCCGGCGTGCGGTTGGCGACGGTGGCTTTCGCCAACGAAACAGCGTCGGGGTGGCAGACCGCTGCGTTCACGCCACCCGTTGCCGTGACGGCGGGCACGACCTACGTCGTGTCCTATTCGGCTCCGGCAGGACACTACGCGGCCGCGGTCGACTATTGGGCGTACCGCGGCAGCCCCGCAGAACCGCTCACGGTCGCCGGTGGGTTCGGCTCGGCCCCTGCCGGGGTGTACAACACCAATATCGGCGCGTTCCCAACCAGCGATTACCGGCAGAGCAACTACTTCGTCGACGCGGTCTTCACCAACGTCGACAATTCGCCGCTCACTGCGGGCAGCCAGTGGCCGTTACCCGGGGCCTCGAGTGTGCCGGTGAACAGCACGGTCAGCGCCGTTTTCTCCCGCGACGTCACATCCTCCAGCATCGCCTTCACAGTGAAAGACCAACTCGGGGCGACGATCAGCGGCACCGTCGGCTACAACGCCGCCACTCGCACGGCCACCTTCACTCCGGTCGCGCCGCTCAGCGGCTTCGTCACGTACTCGGTGGCCCTGACCGCCACTGCCACCGGTGGCGGCGGCGCGCTCACCTCCGGTGGCACCTGGTCATTCACCACAGTGCGTCCGGCACCCGACGACGGCCTGTGCCCGTGCAGCCTCTACACGGATGCAACGGTGCCGACGATCCTGCAGGTCTCGGACCAGACCCTCGTCACTCTCGGCGTGCGGTTCTCGAGCTCCGCCGCCGGTACCATCTCCGGGATTCGCTTCTACAAGAGCGCTGGGAACACCGGCACGCACACCGGGACACTGTGGAACGCCGCAGGCACACAGCTGGCAACGGCGACCTTCACGGGGGAGAGCGGCTCCGGGTGGCAGACGGTTGCCTTTGCGACTCCGGTCACCATCGCGGCCGGCACCACCTACGTCGCCTCGTACACCAGCCCGACGGGCACCTACTCGGCGACACCAGGCGAATTCAGCGGCTCGGGGATCACTCGCGGGCCGTTGACGGCGGGGAACAGCGCGGGGGCGTATACCTACTCCGCTGGTTTCCCCGGAGCCCAATCCGGGGCAAGTTACCTGGTGGACGTGGTGTTCAACCGGGCTGCTGACCCGATCACCGTGGTCAGCCTGAGCCCGCCGGACGGCGCTATCGAGGTCGACCCGGCGACACCCGTCGCGGTCGAGCTCTCCACCGCGATCGCCCCGGGATACACCCTGGGGGTGACGGCCGCAGCCGCGACGATCGCCGGCACGACCGGCCTGTCCGCGGACGGGAAGACCGTGACCTTCACACCCGCACAGGCGCTCCCGGCCGACACCGCCCTCACCGCGACGCTTTCTGGAGCAACCTCGACCCTGGGGGTGGCTGTGCCCACGCAGAGCTGGAGTTTCCGCACACGGGCCGCCGCCGCTCCCACGAGCTACAGCCTGCTCGGGACGGTCACGCCCACGGTGTTGTCCGCCACGGACGATTCGTCCGCCGTCGAACTGGGGATGTCCTTCACCTCATCGCAGGCCGGTGAGATCAGGGCGATCCGGTACTTCAAGGGCGCGGGCAACACCGGCACCCACACCGGTTCGATCTGGTCGGCGACCGGAGCCAGGCTGGCGACGGTGACGTTCACCGGTGAAACGGCCAGCGGATGGCAGACCGCGCAACTCAGCACGCCCGTGGCGATCAGCGCCGGCCAGAGCTACACGGTGTCCTACTTCGCGCCGGTCGGGCACTACTCGTACACGCCGTCCTATTTCGCCCAGACCCGCACGAGCGGGCCCCTCACGGCGGTGGCGACCACGAACGGGCGCTACGTGTACGCGGCCGGAGGGGGCCTGCCGGTCTACTCGTGGAACGCCACCAACTACTTCGTCGACGTGGTCTTCGTCCCCTAG
- a CDS encoding NAD-dependent epimerase/dehydratase family protein: protein MNEVQGAAVLVTGGAGTIGSTIVDRLLDAGAGHIDVLDNLVRGRRSNLAGALASGRVTLVDGDIRDRDLVHDVTRGKDLVFHQAAIRITQCAEEPRLALEVLVDGTFTVLEAAVEHKVGKLIAASSASVYGQAEYFPTPEQHHHHANDTLYGAAKSFNEGMLRSFRAMSGLDFVALRYFNVYGPRMDVHGLYTEVLVRWMERIADGKPPLIFGDGSQTMDFVFTDDIARANLLAASSDVAEGVYNIASGRETSLLELAEALLRVMGSDLAVEHGPERAVNGVARRLADTTAARRDLGFTAEVPLDAGLRRLVDWWRPLRGQLASERFAGVGA, encoded by the coding sequence ATGAATGAAGTTCAGGGGGCCGCCGTACTGGTGACCGGCGGAGCGGGAACGATCGGGTCGACCATCGTGGACCGGCTGCTCGACGCAGGGGCCGGCCACATCGACGTCCTCGACAACCTGGTGCGAGGAAGGCGATCGAACCTGGCCGGCGCACTGGCTTCGGGGCGGGTCACACTCGTCGACGGTGACATTCGGGACCGGGATCTTGTGCATGACGTCACCAGGGGCAAAGACCTGGTCTTCCATCAGGCCGCCATCCGGATCACGCAGTGCGCCGAAGAACCGCGGCTGGCCCTCGAGGTTCTCGTCGACGGCACTTTCACCGTCCTGGAGGCCGCGGTCGAGCACAAGGTCGGCAAACTGATCGCCGCGTCGAGCGCGTCAGTGTATGGGCAGGCCGAGTACTTTCCCACCCCGGAGCAGCATCACCATCACGCGAACGACACACTCTACGGCGCGGCCAAGTCGTTCAACGAGGGGATGCTGCGCAGCTTCAGGGCGATGTCCGGCCTCGACTTCGTGGCGTTGCGCTACTTCAACGTCTACGGGCCGCGGATGGATGTGCACGGCCTGTATACCGAGGTGCTCGTTCGATGGATGGAACGTATCGCGGATGGCAAACCGCCCCTGATCTTCGGCGACGGCAGCCAGACCATGGACTTCGTCTTCACCGACGACATCGCCAGGGCCAACCTGCTGGCCGCGAGCAGCGATGTGGCAGAGGGCGTCTACAACATCGCCAGCGGCAGGGAGACGAGCCTTCTCGAACTGGCCGAAGCCCTGCTCCGGGTGATGGGCTCAGACCTGGCCGTCGAACACGGACCGGAGCGGGCCGTCAACGGCGTCGCCCGGCGGCTTGCCGACACCACGGCGGCCCGTCGCGATCTCGGTTTCACCGCGGAGGTGCCCCTCGACGCCGGGCTGCGGCGCTTGGTCGACTGGTGGCGTCCACTGCGCGGCCAGTTGGCGTCGGAACGGTTCGCCGGAGTCGGCGCATGA
- a CDS encoding DegT/DnrJ/EryC1/StrS family aminotransferase, with amino-acid sequence MNRINVMKPWLGAEEVAMVTAVIESGWVAQGPRVAAFEEQFAQAMAVPFAVATSNCTTALHLALVVAGIQPGDDVVVPSFSFIATANAPSYVGARVVFADVDLKTGNVTVETIRSALTGATRAVIVVDQGGVPVDLEPIRALCDPLGIIVIEDAACAAGSVYQGRPVGAGADLTAWSFHPRKILTTGEGGMLTTARGDWAERARRLREHAMNVSADARHASVLAPAEEYLEIGFNYRMTDLQAAIGIVQLSRLPQAVRRRRELAAGYRSALGGVPGLRAITDPAWGRTNYQSFWVEVTDDYPVDRDGLLERLAGADISARRGIMAAHRQPAYANRDTGDAALPVTEYLTDSTLILPLYHDLTAADQERIIGVLQLEGALRHD; translated from the coding sequence ATGAACCGGATCAATGTCATGAAACCGTGGCTCGGGGCCGAGGAGGTGGCCATGGTGACGGCCGTGATCGAATCCGGCTGGGTCGCGCAGGGCCCGCGCGTCGCGGCGTTTGAGGAGCAATTCGCCCAAGCCATGGCCGTGCCGTTCGCGGTGGCCACCTCGAACTGCACGACCGCGCTGCACCTCGCGCTCGTGGTGGCCGGGATCCAACCAGGCGACGATGTCGTCGTTCCGTCGTTCTCCTTCATCGCGACCGCCAACGCCCCCTCCTACGTCGGCGCGAGGGTCGTGTTCGCCGACGTCGACCTGAAGACCGGCAACGTGACCGTGGAGACCATCAGATCAGCCCTGACCGGCGCAACGCGCGCCGTCATCGTGGTCGACCAGGGCGGCGTGCCCGTCGACCTCGAACCGATCAGGGCGCTGTGCGATCCGCTCGGGATCATCGTGATCGAGGACGCCGCGTGTGCCGCGGGCTCCGTCTATCAGGGCCGACCGGTCGGCGCCGGTGCCGATCTCACCGCCTGGTCCTTCCATCCCCGCAAGATCCTCACGACAGGCGAGGGAGGAATGCTCACCACTGCACGGGGCGATTGGGCCGAGCGGGCCAGGAGACTGCGCGAACACGCCATGAACGTTTCGGCGGACGCCCGGCACGCCTCGGTGCTCGCTCCTGCCGAGGAATACCTTGAGATCGGATTCAATTACCGCATGACCGACCTTCAGGCGGCCATCGGGATCGTCCAGCTGAGCCGGCTTCCCCAGGCCGTGAGACGGCGCCGCGAGCTCGCGGCGGGGTACCGGTCCGCCTTGGGCGGAGTGCCGGGACTGCGCGCGATCACCGATCCAGCCTGGGGGCGGACCAACTACCAGTCATTCTGGGTGGAGGTCACCGACGACTACCCGGTGGACCGGGATGGCCTCCTCGAGCGACTCGCGGGGGCAGACATCTCGGCCCGGCGCGGAATCATGGCCGCCCACCGGCAGCCTGCCTACGCGAACCGCGACACCGGGGATGCGGCGCTGCCCGTCACGGAGTACCTCACCGATTCCACGCTGATCCTGCCCCTCTACCACGATCTCACCGCGGCCGACCAGGAGCGCATCATCGGCGTGCTCCAGCTGGAAGGGGCGCTGCGCCATGACTGA
- a CDS encoding NeuD/PglB/VioB family sugar acetyltransferase — protein sequence MTELILIGASGLAREVLALLRSAGDPRTLAIVDDAPARWGTRLDGVPVVGPVADVQDRPEAQLLLCVGQGAVRARLAGRLTDAGVLPDRFPAVVHTGVDVPAGCRIGAGTIVLAGTVITADVTIGSHVVVMPNVTLTHGNRIGSFATLCAGVSLGGDVRIGTAAYLGMNSAVREQSTVGAGAVIGMGAVVVTDVPAQETWLGVPARHHMRRVLI from the coding sequence ATGACTGAGCTGATCCTGATCGGGGCGAGCGGACTGGCCAGGGAGGTCCTCGCCCTGCTGCGTTCGGCGGGAGATCCGCGCACTCTGGCCATCGTCGACGACGCACCGGCTCGCTGGGGCACCCGGCTGGACGGAGTGCCTGTCGTCGGGCCCGTGGCGGACGTGCAGGATCGCCCCGAGGCGCAGCTGCTCCTGTGCGTGGGCCAGGGGGCGGTCAGGGCCAGGCTCGCCGGTCGGCTGACCGACGCCGGCGTGCTTCCCGACCGTTTCCCGGCGGTCGTGCACACGGGTGTGGACGTACCGGCAGGCTGTCGGATCGGTGCGGGGACGATCGTGCTGGCCGGCACGGTGATCACGGCCGACGTCACGATCGGTTCCCACGTCGTGGTGATGCCGAATGTGACCCTCACTCACGGGAACCGGATCGGGAGTTTCGCCACCCTCTGCGCGGGGGTGTCGCTGGGTGGAGACGTGAGGATCGGCACCGCGGCCTACCTGGGCATGAATTCGGCCGTGAGGGAGCAGTCGACGGTGGGGGCGGGCGCCGTCATCGGAATGGGGGCGGTCGTGGTCACCGATGTGCCGGCCCAGGAAACCTGGCTGGGAGTCCCGGCGCGACACCACATGAGGAGGGTCCTGATATGA
- a CDS encoding DegT/DnrJ/EryC1/StrS family aminotransferase, with the protein MSIFEALPTVQGVPMLDLGIQHRQIADRVRDGFDRVLSGTGFIQGPEVHQFEDEFARYCGVARVIGVGNGTDALELALRAAGVGPSDEVIVPANTFVATAEAVVRAGATLRLVDCDANFLLDPAALDRAVTSRTAAVVAVHLYGQTAPVDDIRAVVGPDRLIVEDAAQSQGALYHGRRAGSLGDVAGTSFYPGKNLGAYGDAGAVMTSSTEIADRVRMLANHGGRTKYEHLVVGTNSRLDSLQAVVLSAKLAFLDEWNAQRRALAERYDALIDGLPGVIPPRTVAGNEHVYHQYVVRVPNRDTVLAHLTDAGIGAGIHYPHPLHMLPAFASAHWPVGSFPVAEQLAGEILSLPIYPGLTEAQQDSVVSVLRSCL; encoded by the coding sequence ATGAGCATCTTCGAAGCATTACCGACCGTACAGGGCGTCCCCATGCTCGACCTGGGGATCCAGCACCGGCAGATCGCCGATCGCGTCCGGGACGGCTTCGACCGGGTCCTGTCGGGCACTGGCTTCATCCAGGGCCCCGAGGTGCACCAATTCGAGGACGAGTTCGCTCGCTACTGCGGAGTCGCCCGGGTCATCGGGGTCGGCAACGGCACCGACGCTCTCGAACTCGCACTGCGTGCTGCCGGCGTCGGCCCGTCAGATGAGGTCATCGTCCCGGCGAATACGTTCGTGGCAACTGCCGAAGCCGTTGTCAGGGCAGGTGCGACCCTGCGCCTGGTCGACTGCGACGCCAACTTCCTCCTCGACCCGGCGGCGCTGGACCGTGCGGTGACGAGCCGTACCGCGGCCGTCGTGGCCGTGCACCTGTACGGGCAGACCGCGCCGGTCGACGACATCCGTGCGGTGGTCGGACCGGACAGGCTGATCGTCGAGGATGCCGCCCAATCCCAGGGTGCGCTCTACCACGGGCGCCGGGCGGGCTCACTGGGTGATGTGGCCGGCACCAGCTTCTACCCGGGCAAGAACCTGGGGGCCTACGGAGACGCCGGTGCCGTCATGACCTCGTCGACGGAGATAGCCGACCGGGTGCGAATGCTCGCCAACCATGGCGGGCGGACCAAGTACGAGCATCTGGTCGTCGGCACCAATTCGAGGCTGGACAGCCTGCAGGCGGTTGTCCTCTCCGCGAAGCTCGCCTTCCTGGATGAGTGGAATGCGCAGCGGCGGGCCCTGGCGGAGCGTTACGACGCCCTGATCGACGGCCTGCCCGGGGTGATCCCGCCACGAACGGTGGCCGGTAACGAACACGTCTACCACCAGTACGTGGTCAGGGTGCCCAACCGGGACACGGTTCTCGCCCACTTGACCGATGCCGGCATCGGTGCGGGGATCCACTACCCGCATCCGCTGCACATGCTGCCGGCTTTCGCCTCCGCCCACTGGCCCGTCGGGAGCTTTCCGGTCGCTGAGCAGCTTGCCGGGGAGATCCTGTCCCTGCCGATCTACCCCGGCCTGACCGAGGCGCAACAGGACAGCGTTGTGAGCGTGCTCCGGTCATGCCTGTAG
- a CDS encoding oligosaccharide flippase family protein: MPVGPAARSTLEDRVRSGALWAAASTVGLRFANIAIMAFVARIVAPEAFGVFALAMVVQGVVVSLAELGVSSAILRSDLDPDTIAPTIATLSIVTSAGLAALMVIFAEPLAALLGSVDAAGPLRVMAVSVALVGPFAVPSAQIQREFRQDVVFRAAAIAFIPSSLVLVGLALVGDGAIAFAWSRVAAQLVSGIILSVTVKKRYWPGFRPDQLRMLIAFGLPLALANLLSQVLLNVDYVFVGRNLGVTETGLYALAFTICAWSTAVIGSVLNGIVQPAFSKVRHEQGDLADALYRATQTVALVAVMIGALTLALAEPLITTVYGSQWSAAAPALVVLSGYGIIFVICLLFANIIISTGRTAALFLVQVVALAALLPAMAAGVQWGGLVGVGLSHIVVTAGITFPLYLLLIRRSIARAPGVVFRALAWPGLAGGVAAASAWSVALTVPTAPLKLLIGGCVGALVYLVLTAPLVVRLLPPALARLRLVSGAATQLVRPAAWAQRRWGRV, translated from the coding sequence ATGCCTGTAGGACCGGCCGCCAGGTCGACTCTCGAGGACAGGGTGCGCAGCGGCGCCCTCTGGGCCGCGGCGAGCACGGTCGGACTGCGGTTCGCGAACATCGCGATCATGGCTTTTGTGGCGCGTATCGTGGCGCCGGAGGCCTTCGGCGTTTTCGCGCTCGCGATGGTCGTGCAGGGAGTCGTCGTGAGCCTCGCCGAGCTGGGGGTGTCGTCGGCGATCCTGCGCTCCGATCTGGATCCTGACACCATCGCGCCCACCATCGCGACCCTGTCGATTGTGACGAGTGCCGGTCTGGCCGCCCTGATGGTGATCTTCGCCGAGCCGTTGGCGGCTCTCCTGGGATCTGTGGATGCGGCCGGACCGTTGCGGGTCATGGCCGTCTCGGTCGCTCTGGTCGGCCCGTTCGCGGTGCCGTCCGCTCAGATCCAACGGGAATTCCGGCAGGACGTCGTCTTCAGGGCAGCGGCGATCGCATTCATCCCCAGCAGTCTCGTACTGGTCGGCCTCGCGCTGGTTGGTGACGGGGCAATCGCGTTCGCCTGGTCCAGGGTGGCGGCGCAGCTCGTGAGCGGGATCATTCTCAGCGTGACCGTGAAGAAGCGCTACTGGCCGGGATTCCGCCCCGATCAACTCCGGATGCTGATCGCCTTCGGCCTCCCGCTCGCCCTTGCCAACCTGCTGAGCCAGGTGCTGCTCAACGTCGACTACGTCTTCGTCGGCCGGAACCTGGGGGTGACCGAGACCGGGCTCTATGCTCTGGCCTTCACTATTTGCGCGTGGTCGACCGCCGTGATCGGGTCGGTGCTGAACGGCATCGTCCAGCCGGCCTTCTCCAAAGTTCGGCACGAACAGGGCGACCTGGCGGATGCCCTCTACCGGGCGACCCAGACAGTGGCACTTGTCGCCGTGATGATCGGAGCACTCACCCTCGCCCTTGCCGAGCCCTTGATCACCACGGTGTACGGCAGCCAATGGTCTGCTGCCGCCCCCGCACTGGTGGTGTTGAGCGGATACGGGATCATCTTCGTGATCTGCCTGCTCTTCGCCAACATCATCATCTCCACCGGTCGAACTGCCGCGTTGTTCCTGGTGCAGGTGGTGGCGCTCGCCGCGCTCCTCCCGGCTATGGCCGCCGGAGTCCAGTGGGGTGGGCTCGTCGGCGTCGGACTCTCGCACATCGTCGTCACGGCCGGGATCACCTTTCCGCTGTATCTGCTCCTGATCCGCAGGAGCATCGCCCGCGCACCCGGCGTCGTCTTCCGCGCACTGGCGTGGCCGGGACTGGCCGGTGGTGTCGCGGCGGCCTCGGCGTGGTCGGTGGCATTGACCGTGCCGACCGCGCCGCTGAAGCTACTGATCGGCGGCTGCGTCGGCGCCCTGGTCTACCTCGTCCTGACCGCGCCCCTGGTCGTCCGGCTGCTCCCGCCCGCCCTCGCCCGGCTGCGCCTCGTTTCAGGGGCGGCGACCCAGCTGGTGCGTCCGGCCGCGTGGGCACAGCGTCGCTGGGGCAGGGTCTGA